Proteins from a genomic interval of Halopseudomonas litoralis:
- the ruvC gene encoding crossover junction endodeoxyribonuclease RuvC yields MALILGIDPGSRITGFGIVREGRDGCEYVTSGCIRLGDGPFPERLKHIFDNLSELIGKYQPQVLSIEQVFMARNPDSALKLGQARGAAIVAAVNAGLQVHEYTARQVKQAVVGTGAADKTQVQHMVTQLLGLSGTPQADAADALAIALCHVHSIGLKEQVGGGLLGLRNGRMRRR; encoded by the coding sequence ATGGCACTGATTCTCGGTATAGACCCAGGCTCACGGATTACCGGTTTTGGTATTGTTCGCGAGGGTCGTGATGGGTGCGAATACGTTACCTCCGGCTGCATTCGCTTGGGCGACGGACCATTTCCCGAACGCCTGAAGCACATCTTTGACAATCTCAGCGAACTGATCGGCAAGTATCAACCGCAGGTGCTGAGCATCGAACAGGTGTTCATGGCGCGCAACCCTGATTCCGCGCTCAAGCTGGGGCAGGCACGCGGCGCTGCGATCGTCGCCGCCGTGAACGCAGGGCTGCAAGTGCATGAATATACTGCTCGCCAGGTAAAACAGGCGGTGGTGGGTACCGGTGCTGCGGACAAGACGCAAGTGCAGCATATGGTCACTCAACTGCTTGGGCTGTCCGGTACGCCGCAGGCTGATGCCGCGGATGCATTGGCGATAGCCCTGTGTCATGTTCATTCCATCGGACTGAAGGAGCAGGTTGGGGGTGGGCTTTTGGGATTGCGCAACGGTCGCATGCGGCGACGCTGA